In one window of Salvia splendens isolate huo1 unplaced genomic scaffold, SspV2 ctg867, whole genome shotgun sequence DNA:
- the LOC121791657 gene encoding 60S ribosomal protein L18-2-like — MGIDLEAGGKCKKTKRTAPKSNDIYLKLLVKLYRFLVRRTASRFNAVILKRLIMSRVNKAPLSLSRLTQLMKTKEDKIAVVVGPVTDDIRVHDIPAMKVTALRFTERARARIEKAGGECLTFDQLALRAPLGQNTVLLRGSPKAREAVKHFGPAPGVPHSHTKPYVRAKGRKFERARGKRNSRGFRV, encoded by the exons ATG GGTATTGATTTGGAAGCCGGAGGCAAGTGCAAGAAGACCAAGCGCACCGCGCCTAAATCCAATGACATTTACCTTAAGCTGCTCGTCAAG CTTTACCGGTTTCTCGTGAGGAGGACTGCGAGCCGGTTTAATGCGGTGATTTTGAAGCGTTTGATCATGAGCAGGGTCAACAAAGCGCCGCTTTCGCTCTCCCGGCTCACGCAGCTTATGAAGACCAAG GAGGACAAGATTGCTGTTGTTGTAGGGCCTGTCACCGATGATATCCGGGTGCATGACATCCCTGCCATGAAGGTAACTGCCCTGAGGTTCACAGAAAGAGCAAGGGCTAGGATTGAGAAGGCTGGCGGAGAATGCTTGACTTTTGACCAGCTTGCTCTCAGAGCTCCTCTTGGGCAAAACACG GTACTACTGAGAGGTTCTCCTAAAGCTCGTGAAGCTGTGAAGCACTTCGGTCCAGCTCCGGGTGTGCCACACAGCCACACTAAGCCTTATGTGCGAGCCAAGGGAAGGAAGTTTGAGAGAGCAAGAGGAAAAAGAAACAGCAGGGGATTCAGGGTTtga